A stretch of DNA from Macrotis lagotis isolate mMagLag1 chromosome X, bilby.v1.9.chrom.fasta, whole genome shotgun sequence:
ggagtcaggagtacctgagttcaaatccagtctcagacacttaataattacctgtgtgaccttgggcaagccaattaaccccatttgccttccaaaaatcctaaaaaaaaaaagaatgtatactTGAAGTCAGGGACCATGTTGCTGGAcaggtgcttaatatatgctcACTGATCAATACAAATAAACATATCAGATTAGTTAACAGAGAGCAGAGTCTTAAAGAAGACGCAAAATAACTGTTTTGATGTTGCTACTggagaaagtgaaaagaaagagcAAGACAAAGGTATAGAATATGGAGCATTGTTCCTCTTTGCAGAAATGGGGAGCCCTGGGCACCAAGGGGTCAGTAGAGGAGCCCTAGTATGGACAGTCTGACAGTAGGGGCAGCAGAGAGAATGAGGGAAGGACATACCTAACTCATCAAGTTcccaaaggaaaattttatttttccattttgctgAAGGCTTTCCTTGACTTGCTCCTGGAAGCCAGCCTTTTAATGTGCTTAAAAAAGGTCAATGTTTTGAAAGGGCTGCTGGGAACTACAGCTTCTGTGGTCATTGAAGGACTCTCTCTGGACAGCTTTGAGTCAGGACATCTCTGAGAAACTATGATCAGAGCAGAAGGAAGTTTTTCCCTTTTGCTGGCTCAGAGGACAATCATTAGAGCCTTCAAATCAGGCTTCTTGTATTTCCCCTTATGATGCAGAAAGAGCAGACAGTTTCATTTACATCCTCATTTGTCCTGCAAAGTGCCAAATGATCAGTGATATATTGAGACTTTGATTATTTTTGAAAGGATCTCTTCTGTGATCtctattaaagtttaaaacagATAATGCATGTTTGGGGAAATATAATGTTGATATGAAGGCTGCCAGAGCACTAGGGTTTATCAAAAGAAATTCCAACACACCatgcatttaagaaaaaaaaaaattgatgtcacTGCAAGATATTGAATTAGTTGGCTCGATGTGCCATTGTAATAATGATGAATAATAAATGGCCAAGAATATCCTGCAACtcagggggaggaggaagagaaaactaGCAAGGAGAATTTATGTCCTTGTAAGGCAGAAGATTGAATCCCAGACTTTTCTGTTTGTCCTTTGAAGAAACCCCCTTCAAAGACAggttcttaaggaagaaaaacatcaTTTCCTGTCAAAGGagactgactctttttttttaggtttattttttttttgcaaggcaaatggggttaagtggcttgtccaaggccacacagctaggtaattattaattgtctgagaccagatttgaacccaggtactactgacttcagggccggtgctttatccactgcgccacctagctgacctgagATTGACTCTTTTTTGAGAAAGATATATGAGTTGTACTTGGAAGAcaagtccttttctttctcccacatTCCCCTATCAAATGACTTTAAGTTCTTTTCAAAGATCTTCCAGAGGGTATTAGCCTATCTGTTTTTGAATAGCCTTTCCCTTATGACTTTCTTATCTGTCAAGGGGGGGCAAATAATTTCTGCCTTGTGTATCTCACagggatcaaaagagataatgggTCAAGAATGATTTTGGGCAAAAGAAAGTTAGAATTATCATTGTTGTAGTTATGACTATTGTTTTTATAATTCATGGAAATATAGATTTGAATCTGGAAAAGTAACTTAGAAGCTCAAGCctaaattccctcattttacagaagagaaaactgaggctcagactTACCTAAGATGATATAGCTGATTAAGTGACAGAAATGCAATTTGAACATGGCACCTTTGACTTTAAAACCAGTACATTTCCAAGGTACTATACTCTGAAGGTTTGTTTCCTATGCTACTAATAAAAGCTATAGTAAgttggaaggaagaaagattccAAGAGCTTGGAATCAAattgctatttaaaaattttcatttattgtcTTTAAAGGAAACTTAGATACATGTCTACACCTTTGAAAAGAGCCAGTTTGAGGAGGAGTAAAATGGTGTGATGACTGTTGGAGCAGTCTAACCTCTGATCCCTCATGGCACATTTTCTCTGTACTGTGAAAACTGTAGTGTTTTGTGATATCTAGTGGAGAGTGTCAGGCAGACGGGTGGCTGAATGACCTTTAACAAAGCAAAAATGGTATGACTAcacatatttttctcttccttcctcctactTTTTCTATTGGCTCCTCAGAGAATGAGTCTTGCCTTACTTACAGGGCCATTCTTTGTTCTTTAGTTTCATCTTCTTATCTTTTCTGTCCTTACAGTCAGTGTTGCTTCTTTCCCAGAATCTCTTGACATTTCTTATTTCTCACAGCCTGCTTAAGCCAAATACTCATACTCTATTATCTGTCAACTATTCATCtagccaataaatatttattgatatctaACCAGTTcaaggtgacagtggatagagcaccagacttggaattaggaaggctcaccttcctgagttcaaatatgccctcaggcatttaatagctatgtgattctgggcaagtcacttaaccctgtttgcctaagtttcttcatctataaaatgagctggagaaggaaatggtaaatcactccagtatttttgtccaGAAAAATCAAATAGAGTCATAAAGAGTGGGACACAAGTGAAAAACAGCTCAACAGAGGAGGGTCTTATTAGGATTCAAGAGGCTTGTAATCTAGTATATGATGGCTTTGGAGTCATGGCACTTAAGTGAATACTGGCTCTGctatttattttctgtatgactttgttctttttatacccattttatagatgtggaaaatgAAGCTGAGatcatttaaatgacttgctcaagaccaGTCATTACCTGtcattactaaatatttattatcaaatTCTTGTCTTCCTGACAGTCCAGGGCTCTTGGActtagtttctttatatgtaaaatgaaatagttgaactagatgacctctcttttgtgggggggggggtacaaggcaatggggttaagtggcttgcccaaggccacacagctaggtaattattaagtgtctgaggctggatttgaactcaggtactcctgactccagggctggtgccctactcactgtgccacctagttgcccctactagatgatctcttaagGAACTTTAGACTATATATTTTCTTACTCCTAGTTCTATCATTCACTTGCATAATCTTGGGCAAAACCCTTCTTTCCTCCTGGCCTCTGTTTCTGGAATAGGATGACTTCTCAGATCCTTTCCAATTAGAAATTATCTTTATTAAGTTCTGTTCCACACCAACCTCTTGGTAGGTGCAACAGAGAGTAAAAGCAAGGAAGTGGTAAAATATGGAACAAAGAAGCCAAGGTCAAGTGGAAAAGATGATACTGAagttgagaaaggaaaaactcCAACTCTATGGCCTCTAGAATAGAAGTGGAAGTTTGACTGGCAtggatgcaaaaataaattattgctgCTGTGATCAAGGGAACACTCCATTGAACCATTCATTTTCTGACTGATATATAGAAGATTTAGGTCAATCAGTacataattaaaaagaaacaatccaGACTgttgtgcaaaaaatattttcacatgatTGTCCTTTCTATCCTATCCCTTGCACCCAGAACCAAGAGACACCATGagcctttttctttttgaaattgcCCTTGGCATGACCCTGTTCTCATGTGACCATGCACAAGaaaagaactttttctttttcttttttttatgattaatatcttattttttattttcacataatttGTTGGTCAATTAGTTCACACTAAATTTTAGTCATAACTGAGATgacctttttttaattatatatacaaattagcATAGCAGGCACAACAGAATCGATCTTCAGGTGGGTAGATCAAATAGTTGTACAGACTGAAATCCAATGGTGGCCACTGATAGAGTAATTAATGAAGCAGAGGTCTGGAAATACGACTTAGTCCAACTTGATGAAGCCGATGTCCTTCGCATACTGCCGGAAGCACTGGCGGCACATGTTCAGGCCATGCTCGCGGATCAGGCCGTGGCTGTTGGAACAGACGCGGCACGACCGAGACCCCTGGCCGAATTTACGAGGGTGGCTCCAGTACAGCTGCTGGTGACCCATGGCGCCACTGGCAAAGACGGGAGACAAAAAGAAGAACTCTTTTTCTAAGTACCTCTTGAACCCCTAAGGCTCTAAGTTGCAAAGAAGTTATTGATGGAGGGACTTTTCCTCTTTAGAGAGCTCCTTGTAGTAATAAATCATAGTTCTAGTCCTAATCCCCAGCCCTTAATACCTCCTCATCCAAGGAAAGTTGATGATTGACTTTCTTTCGACTTTGCTATCTTTATGGTTGAGAATCCTAGTTGAATTTACCGTTCCCACTGGGCATTTCTAAATTGGTGTAAATGTAGAATTTTTGGAACTTTCTCACCCAACTTCatatttttagagatgaaaaaagtaAGCTACTTAGTATAAGAGCCAAGACTATAccagtattcttttcactgtAATTTGGGACTTTGTTTTGCCTTATACATTTTATAGCTATCTATAGAaaaatttttctctctaaaatttacATAAATGTTTATGTGACCTCTTCATTTCTCAACAACAACTATTCAAAGTGTGTATAGTACTCCACTTTAATAATACCAGTTTCTgcaagaaagagaaggaagcacatttctatatttcttttctggGAAGCAGCAATATATTAACTAGTAACTAATGTATTAGCAAGAATTACTTTAAATTCCAACAAATATTCATTTGGTACCTATCCTGTCTAAAATGTTTTGTGGAACACCTAGGAATACAAAAGTGACATCAAAtcacacaatttttttcttttaaggaatttacaatctagaGGTAAAATTTATACACCAGCAACTATCATATGAGACACAAATGTTCTATGTACAAAGGAGAGGTTGAAACAAAGTGCTATGagaagatgaaaatgatgataTTGTTTGCAGTGGGGTTCATCAAGAAAAgctttatgggggcagctaggtggcatagtggatagagcaccagctctggagtcaggagtacctgggttcaaatctggtctcagatacttaataattaccaagctgtgtggccttgggcaagccacttaacccgatttgccttgcaaaaacctaaaaaaaaaaaaatattaaaaaaaaaagaaaagctttatgGACTAAATGTAGCCCCAAGTGGGTCCATGAAGAGGGAGGATCTCAACAGATTGAATTGATATTGATAGGGTCTATTTTAGTCCGGAGGTGTGTGTTAGCAAAGgaacagaaatggaaaagagaaagagaagatagaatgTGGAGCTGTGTAAGAACAAGACTAGAAAGGTACATTGAAGCTAGATCCCACAATCTAGGACCTTAAGTGCCAGAATAAGAAGTCTCTACTTTTTGTCTATGCCAATGGGTAATCACTGAAAATTTTTCAGTTGGGAAGATACAGAGTGTAGAATTGTGCATTTGAAAGATTACTTTGGCCCTGATAGTAGCTTATGACTATAATCTTTGAAGTTGTCTGAGAAAGCTGACTCCTGACTCTCAAAGTTTGACAATTCTTAACTGCAGTGGGCTATGCCAATCAAGTATTCACACTAAGCTTGGTATCAATGTGAGGAACACCTGGAATTGTGGGACCACCTACAGTGGCTTAGAGAAGGGGCAAGACGGCTCAGattagaaagaaatagagaaggtcACAACTCCTCGGAAAATTAGTGGTAGAATTGTATCATGAGGAATGACTCTTGTACTTTCAGTCTGGGAGAGTTGAAGAGATCCaatcttaggggaaaaaagtttacttcagttttttgtgtgtgtgtgtgtgtgtgaaggatgTATTAAAGTAGAGGAGAAAGACACAGGAGGTGAGAGAGACATGATAGGTTATAATAAGAATTTAGAGGAGAGATGATGAAGATTGAAGATTTAGGTCAATCAGTACATAATGGGGTGGTTTAGAGTGGAATTAGAAAGGAAGTTTTTTCAGGTAAAAGTCAGAGTTCTGTTGGAGTCAGCTTGTACAGGCTTCAGAGAGTTGATTGCTAAATTTCATGATTATTCAAACCTCAGAAAATGCCAAGTCCTACAAATGAGGGCTAGACttaaagtgaaggagaaaatgtttgtattgccaattaaatttaaaagtgtgttagaaattcattttttccaaagagctggttgttaaacatttaccaacccACCCTTGAAAAGATCCTGAGGTGAGGTAATTCTATTACCTATTCTCAGAATGAGCTTTGTGGATTCAAGAGGTTAGGTTAATGAAATTCTATCAAGGAGGAAGTGAGGGCAAAAGGGTGCTTTATTACAGCCAGAAGGCAATGCAGTACTGGAGGTGGTAAAGAACAGGTGAGAAAGCAGAAGTACATGATGAAAAGAGTTTTGAGTTTTAAGTCCAATGACCTTGAatataaattacttaacttttctgagctaAAAGAATTTTTTCTGTAGAATGAGGGTGGTAATACCTATTTTGCCTATTCCACAGTCTTACTGTAAGGAACAGCTGTCATAATGTATAGGAGAGTAGTCTCAAAATCATAAGCAATTATACAAATATGAGTTGTAGCTACTTACAACACAAAATGCGTACCTCTCAGTTTTCCTGATGGCCAATTCTTCTATTCCAGAAAGGAAGGCAATATAGTTCAGGGGAAATAGTGCTAGTTTTGGAGCCAGAGGAACTGATTTCAAACTTTAACTCTGCTCATTACTACTTGCAAGGGCAGCTAAGTAGAACACTAGATAGagttatcttcctgagttcaaatttggtgtcAAACaccaactgtgtgatcctgggcaaagtagttcaccctgcttgcctcagttttctcatctgactggaaaagaaaatatctttgctgagaaaaccccaaatggagtcatgaagaaccGGAGacaactgggaaaaaaagattcaacaATGACAGCAACATTActtcctgtatgaccttgaatgCACTTAGCCTCTCTCTTGGTTTTCCCTTacttctaaaatgaagggattggatttgATAACTTCTAagcttctaactctaaatctatgatctaaagTAGATGGACATGTCAAAagttctccttttaaaaatatttaattttagaaGATGCTGTTGATTTACTCAGTTGTcctctgaagaagaaaatttccCTGACAGGTAAGTTCAGAGACCTCAATATAGCTATGTCCTGAGCAGGAAGCCATTGATAAAGCCAGGAAGGTTCAGATTTGCGGCCCTTGTCCTTAACCTGTGCTTTCTCCCATGGAAAGTTCATTGTCTGTAGGGTGTGTGATGGACATTCCCATTAGAATCCTTTTATATGCAAGCTGCACTTGGCTAGAATCTTTCCTGACAATACTTTGCAGTTCTATTTCTTCCTCCATTCAGTCCTCCTTTTCTCAGAGGAttgtttctattttccctttgCTCACCAATACTCTGGTTGTGGCTGTtgtatgggagggagggagggaggaagcagtTTTATTCAGCCTGGGGTTTCTGTGCGTGTATTCAGTGTCTCATCTATTATTAATGCAGACCTAAGACTGCCCTCCTTTGTGAGTCTTCAATACTTCATATGTAAATTTCAATCTGGCTTCACAAATGCTGGGACAAAGGGCAGCTTGCTTGGTGGCTTCTATTGCAGCAGATAACACTTTATTAAGACTAGAAATCAAATTTTCATCCCTGGCTACAGCTTATacaaaatttggatttcaaagctaaaataaaaatgtctctgcattctatttgatttaaaatttttttattactaaTCATTTATTAGCATTGCTTGTCCCACTAAAACCTGACTTTATGAATTAGTAGAGTAAAAAACTGCAGATGTGATTTGGGAGGTGTCAAAAGACTCTTTCAGTGCTCCCAAAATATATGTACAATACCCAGATTTCTCACTCCTTTGAACCATTcgttcaacaattatttattaagcacttgtcATATGAATGCAAATATATACTCTGGGAGTTGGTGAAGTAGAATTAAGATATTAAGTCATTACAAGTCTTGATTATATAGTGCTCTCATCAGTTTCCATGGTTCAGCTATAATCTTTATTTAGCTGTCTACCACATCTGTATATCCAAGCCTCATCTttctcctgagttccaatctcacATCTTTGGTTCTCTTCTCGATATGCTTGCTTATAAGGGAAGGAGGGGGTCAGTGACTTTCCCCACTGTGTggacacacaaatatacatgcacgacacacacacacacacacacacacacacaaacacacaaacttAGATGAGCTAGCTATAGAAAGATCAGAATGTAATCATAAGGTGTTAATGAGGTGTTAAACTAACTGTAAAAGTTGTATCTAAGTTGTGATTCCTTTTTCAAGTCTGAACACCTTTCTGATTAAGTCAAAAGGGGACTTTAAATAGATAAGACCTGAAGCATAGAAACCTGTCATACACTCAGTCCAAAATCTGAGATTTGGAGAGATTACAAGAGCTGCTTTTGGAAGCAATctctatagagagagagagatgagaagtgggggagggaaaatttatttttttcttccccctttcagTTAGACCTTATGGTTTTGTAGGGAAGCTATTAGACCAGTAGAAGATATTGTATGTGGCATGGAGTACAGACACACATTCCAGAtacagaacaacaaaaaaaaaaggtagcctCCAGCAGAAGGTAATAGCTTAAAGAAGTATGAACTTTGGTAGTGGGGAGATAAGTTGAGGAGAGCAGATTCAGGGTACCCAGAATGAGGAAGCTACAAATACTTCCAAGTCCTGCAGCATCAGTAGTTGTGGGTTGTATTTGCTACATGTAAATCCTGAATATGCACCTCAATACCATTGTGCTCTAAATATGAGACTACTCTTCCTATGTATGTTGTGGATACAGGCAGATTCCTCATATGCAAAACTGTAAATTGAACCAACATTAAATCTACAATTCTCTAAGGAAGCAAAGACTCCCCAAAACCTAAATAAAGAGCCCagtattcctttctcctttcttaacTGTCTCCTACCTAGACTCTTTTCCTACTAAGTCCATTTACTGACATATTCCTAATACCAACATTCTGAAGAAGGAATCCAAAAATAAGGGGTTATTAGTGTAATTCAAAGAAATTGATTGCACAAACACACCAATTAGAGATGCCTTTGAGTTAATAAGCAACTTTTGAAATTCAAATACACTCTCTTGGGCTAAATCATCATTGGCAGAGTGAACTCTAAGACTGTGGGTCTTAGGATGGGTAGATTttgatggagaaaaggaaagaacaaggaGTATGGGATCAAGCTCAGATCAACATTGTTCTAGTCAGCATTTCTTAatcttcctcctcattttctgcacccccccccccaactcctccAAGATCCATAGATAGCTATCATGGTGACTGAGAACTTGTATGGGCAAAATatatatcttcattttcatttacctctaactaaaaattttattctattttaaaaacattcttctgaagAATCCATAGATTTTACCAGACTTCCTAAAGGATCTATGACCACCAAAATATTGAGAACTACTCTAGGTATTCCTGGAGGTCAAAGAATAGCATGAGGGAGAGACTGAAAGGGAAAGACAAGGTGACAATGAATAAAGTCATATTCTTTCACAACTTTGTAGGAAAACCTATTCCAATGGGCCACACTTTCCCATTTACTCACACTGTAGTAAGAAGAGAGTAATCTGATAAAATTAAGTCATACTAAGGTGATTTAGCCCAAGAGAGAATTTATTAACTCAAAGGCATCTCTAATTGATGTGTCTGTGCAATCAATTGCCTTGAATTACACTAATAACCCCTTATTTTTGGACTCTATCTTTAGAATGTTTGGTATTAGGAATATGTTAGCAAATGGACTTAGTAGGAAAAGAGTCTAGGTAAGAGACAgttaagaaaggagaaaggaatactGTGCTCTTTATTTAGGTTTTGGGGAGTCTTTGCTTCCTTAGAGAATTGTAGATTTAATGTTGTTTCAATTTacaattttgcatatgaggaaccTGCCTATGTTCCCACAGGTATTAATATgtgtcagagtcagaatttgaacacatTTCCTGACTTAGTGTTTCTTTAACTCATAGTTATATAATGCTACTTTGAAAAGGTTCACAAAGCATTTTCTTCAGGACTTTTCTGTGAGGTAGatagttccattcttcattaCAACAAGGTACTCCTCTGgatctttttaaagaattttcaaatattttccttttcttgtgtAGACTTGCTTTGGAGACCAGCTCTTGTTTGGAGAACTGGGAATTGGTCATTCTCATCTAATACCTATCTTGTTGAAGAGGGTGGTTATTAATCATTGCCTTGATGGGGAGATCATCAATCTTAAGTGGTGTATCTGTTCTaccatgtaataataataatgactatgatgatgataataatggctCACATTTGTATATCACTTATTGTGTGCCAGAAGGGTTTGAaagctattatttcatttgtttcttacaacaaccctgaaaggtaattaccattattatctatatttaatacataaggaaactgaggcagttagagGTTGAGAAACCTGACACAGTCACAGACCTAGTAAATGTCCaaggttagatttaaactcaggttttcctgatccGCCCCGCccccagacctggcactctatccactgtgccaccttgctagCTGATATAAAACTGTTTCTCCATCTAGAATACTTTCCTATAAGTTTCCTCTGCTAGAGCAAGTTGGAATGGCTTTGACTAC
This window harbors:
- the LOC141499887 gene encoding small ribosomal subunit protein uS14-like; translation: MGHQQLYWSHPRKFGQGSRSCRVCSNSHGLIREHGLNMCRQCFRQYAKDIGFIKLD